CGGTCAGGAACTGCCAGGCAAACTGAATCGCTTCACGCTTGAAGTAGTCGCCAAAGCTGAAGTTGCCCAGCATTTCAAAAAACGTATGGTGGCGAGCGGTGTAGCCGACGTTTTCCAGGTCATTGTGCTTGCCACCGGCACGCACGCAGCGCTGGGAACTGGTAGCACGCACGTACGGACGCGATTCCTGCCCCAGAAAAGTGTCTTTGAACTGCACCATGCCGGCGTTGGTGAACAACAGCGTAGGGTCATTCCCGGGCACCAGAGAACTGGACGCAACACGGGTGTGTCCCTGCTCGGCAAAATAGTTAAGAAATGCTTCGCGTATCTGTGCGCTCTTCATTCAGGCAACTTCCACATCATCAGTAAATTTTGTTCCGACGCGTGCATCGCGTCGCCAGTGTTCAGTCCCGCAGGTCGTCGGCAAGGCCGGCCTCAGGCATTTTGCGCTGGGCCAGCAAATGGATATGCAGGTGAAATACGGTTTGCCCCGCTTCGCGGCCATTGTTGACCACCAGGCGAAAGCCCTTTTCCAGATTCAGGCGCCGCGCCATCGTCGAGGCAACCCACATCAAGTGCCCCAGCAATGGGCCATCCTCCGCCGCCACATCCGCCAGATTGACCAAAGGTTTGCGGGGGATGACCAGCAGGTGGGTCGGCGCTTGCGGCGCGCGATCTTCAATGACAATACACTGATCGTCCTCATAAAGGCGTCGAGCAGGAAGCTCGCCCTCGATGATTCGCGTGAACACACTGCGCTCAGCCACACTGGTCTCCTGCGCCGTCCCGGGCCAAAACCGCCTGCGTCAAGCAGGCTATTTGTCGAGTTTCTCGTCGGTGGTCAGTGGCCTTGCCTCTGACTCCAGCATCACGGGAATACCATCGCGCACCGGATACGCCAGGCCACTGGCCTTGCAGATCAGCTCCTGAGACTCCTCGCGATACTCCAGCGGTGCCTTGCTGACCGGGCAGACCAGCAAACTCAGTAATTTTTTGTCCATGATGTACCCCGCTTGTGCCAACAGCCCGCCATGACTGGGCTACCGGTCAAAAATGACCGCGTATGGTACAACGCTTTCAGGGGGTTTTCACGGCCGCCGGAAGATTTCCGGGTACGGAGGGAGAAAGGGGCCTGGGGGCCCATGCGGGCTGGTGGACAGCCCCCTCTCAGGTGGCGGCCCGCTGTGGCTCGGACAAGCCCCCGCGCTGGCCTGACGGCGCATGCTCGGCGAGATGTTCGAGTACCGCCGCGAGTGC
Above is a window of Microbulbifer salipaludis DNA encoding:
- a CDS encoding HIT domain-containing protein, with protein sequence MAERSVFTRIIEGELPARRLYEDDQCIVIEDRAPQAPTHLLVIPRKPLVNLADVAAEDGPLLGHLMWVASTMARRLNLEKGFRLVVNNGREAGQTVFHLHIHLLAQRKMPEAGLADDLRD
- a CDS encoding Trm112 family protein encodes the protein MMDKKLLSLLVCPVSKAPLEYREESQELICKASGLAYPVRDGIPVMLESEARPLTTDEKLDK